In Camelina sativa cultivar DH55 chromosome 17, Cs, whole genome shotgun sequence, the genomic stretch GAAGCATCAGTTACGGAATCAACTCAACATTCCTTAGAAGAAATCTTTGGTTAGAGAAAATCGGGGCCTGTAAACCGAGCTACGTGTTATAGGACAATGAGATCGAAACAATCGAGAGATACAATGAGTTTATCCATGACACCGCTTGTACAGAACGAGACAAGTCATCTTGTGTTTATGCACAGATATGAAATttgatttacattttattttacacaGCTTCAACAAGAAAAAAGTGATCAGCAAACCAAATCTctgttgtttaatttattttcctgttATTGTGGGAGGAGCTCTAGTATTGCCGGCAACACTATCAAACATTCAAAACTTTACTGTTCTACTTATCGATGTCAAATTATTGATCATTTGAAAAATACTCTGGTTAACAATATCGgatctccatatatatatatatatatatatatatatatatatatatatatatatatatatatatatatattaatcaataaaacgagaattttaaataagcataattattattacagtAGTTAAGCTAATTTGCCGCTAGGAGTAGAACAAATcatgttttattcttcttcaCGTCTTCCGTTTGTCCTCAAGTGTGCTTGTAATATTTTTCCTACAATGTGTCAATGTCATTATTAGTTATCGAcaattaaacccaaaaattccAAAGAAGAAATCTTAACGTTTTCAGATATCAAAACTTGCCTTCCGTTGCTTCTTGTACAGATAAGCAAGGGACCACAGCTCCGGCTACAACCATGTTTTTCCCAACATGGTTGATATTATGCCCAGCATGCAAAGATATCTTGTCCTAAAAACCAAATCCACACAGGGTCaaatttaggaaaacaaaaaaaaaggaaactactTAGCGGTAAAGATGTTTTCAAGCAGTGTGATTGATTCCTCACTCACCATGGTGGAAGCAAGAGAATCAAGGGGAGCCTCATCTGCGGATTCAACTGCATCCTCGTTCATCTGCTTGAAAATAATAACATGGGGTCAAAATTAAGGTTTGTATACtacaactgaaacaaaaactaCTTGTGGCAAGAGCTTGTTAGACTCAAAAACAGTTTGacaatgacaaaataaattaatacaacAAGTAAGTCATCTGGTTAGGATGGAATTCTTAAGTACCTCCAGTTCATGTTCTCGACTTTTAAGATGCTTTTTGAAATGTTCTCGACTTTTAAGAtgctttttgaaattttcaaagcCTTGGCCAGAAATATCGTCGCATACTGAGCAAACCCAAGCGGCATGTTCACCCGTTTCACTGCACTTATCCTCCTCAAATTCCAATTCCCATGAATCTGtgggggaaaaaagaaaaaaaaaagaagctaattCAGCAACAGAGATATATGCTGGATATTACAATAACACAGTGAGAGGAGAGAAACACACACACCTTCTAGAATAAATCTTGTCCAGAGGGACTCTGAATAAGGAGCGTGACATGGAAACGGCTGAATAATGTTGAATCCAAACTTTTGTAGAAAGTCAATAATATCGCCTAAGAATGTTGAATAGGGGCATATGACCATCATATTAGATGGAGGTTTATTGCCAAAGGCCCACAGATACATAACGGTCATTGTGTCATCGAAATCtgtttgagaaacaaaagacttGAGTACGTCGACTGTCTATTCATCAAGTTCCTACAAAAGGATGAGGAGATACTAACCGTAGGAGACGTGATTAAGAACGATTCCAGAGGAAGAGACCGCTCGCAGGACATCATCAGGGATGTCAGTTAGTAGGCCAAAGGCATTGATGGTGATAGGACCAGAGAAGCCTAACTCCGCCAAATACTGTCTGATAGTTGGACCGACCCGATGAGGATCACAGTCAGCAGGAACAGGACAACTtttgatgtcccaaaagaccgTTATTGCAGCGCCAGCGTGGTTGTCGACCCAGGTAGCCTTCATAGTTCAAGATGATAACTAAGATTGGTTAAAAAATTGggcaaacaaaaactaaagaaagtgCTAGAAAACGTTTTGATACGACAAATCTGTTTGGTATGACTAGGATATGATTAATTACATTCAGTTCATGTTCTTCACTAGAGATATGGGTGGTGAAATCTTCAAATCCTTCGCAGAAATAATCATAGCATACTGAGCAAAGCCAGGAGGGAGTTTCACAGGTTCCATGACACGTATCCTCCTTCAGTGCGCCTGAATCTGTGGgggagaaaaaataaagtagatATAGGTTGAACCAAGAGATTTGCTTGTAAATAATACAAGCACAGAGTGAGAGAAAggacaaacacacacacacacagtacTGCACCTTTCAGAAGGAAGTCTTTCCAGAGGGATTCAGGATTAGGAGAATCATATGGACACAGCTCAAAAATATTGTATCCAGAATAAAGAGGCTTTCTAAGGACATGAGGGAAGATAGACGCATGGGAGGATATGAGCATCAAATTAGCTGGAGGTGGATAACTATTGGTCCACTCATACATAGTTCCCAAAATGCCTTTGGAACCTCCTGTTTCAAACCAAAACTACTTTAAGACTCTCTTTATTCATTCATCGTCAAGGAAAGAGAATAAAATCTTTTAGGAAGAGAAGATAACTAACCCAAGGGGACGTTGTTAAGAACGATTCCAGTGGAATAGAACGCTTGCAGGACTTCTTCGGAGACCTCTGCTAGTAGGCCAATGGCAATGATGGTGAGAGGACCAGAGTAGCctaaattcttcaaataccgtTTAATGCAGGGAGCGACCAGACGAGCATCATATTCAGGGGGCACCGGACACGTCAAGACGTCCCAAAACACCGCTGTTTCCGCCACAGCTTCCTCCTGCGTcgccttcttcatcatcattccaGACGACTTTCTTATAAACCTAAGAAAGATacccaaatattaaaaatttgggataaagtagagagaaaagaagaagactctaAAATTACACATCTTCACCGTTTCGATCACAAATATTACTTTCAGATAGATAGTTGTGTGGGCTATGCGATAATGTTCTCCAACTCTAAAAGTGTAAACTCTCTAAGAATATAAGTTAGATCGGGGCGAGAATTTTTACCTAAGAGATGAGCAGAGCTGTTGGATCTCGATATCTGCTAGGGTTTCGAAAACCTTGATCGAAGAGGATACTGGAAACCTGAACTGATAAGCGTTTGcgtgtgtatgtatataaaccaaaatcttacaaaagataaataaatccAAAGCTTTATCAATGTTTAAGCTGTCTCTGTAtccctattaatatatagagaaatattttgttgacagaaggatttggagatttaattgcaattaagcatttcaaaataaatatatttacaaaagtaagtcttttgatttattaaatgtgtCATTCATATATGTAAGgaaatctttatttcattattatttacatacatgtgttattataatatataaggtaatgtttatttttattagttttttaaaatgaaaaacttcatcaattattaaaaaaatatatatatatatagttaataatttaattataattttcataacatatttattatttaaagtaaattatattttataaactattaaaaaacttattcatctatttaactttttgaaataccaaacttattcttcaatttttaaaattttgatgattaTTCAagtacttcctctgtttcacaataaatgttattttgacatatttcacacaaattaaaaaaatattacaatatacatatatgcctttatttaataaatgtttaatgggTTAATTTAGTTATAGATTAAAgataaaactagaaaatctaatgaaaaatgaaaatattatatagtgcAATGGAAATGTAAAATCacactttttgtaaaacaaaaataaaatttaaaaatgacactctttatgaaacaaatgacgtatatattaaaaattaattattacaacagttttaaaaataaataacattatcacaataattaacattattttccatatttcatgggtgaaatatatttttatataaaataaataacattatcacACTCTTATACTTTTAGGTGCGCAATCATACACACTACTCagtaattattttcatttttgccatttgtttaatatttacttttacTTACCTTTTTATATTAATGCTTATGTTTTACCCCATTGCTGTCTTATGTACATTAAATTTATGAGTCCTAATCTATAGTCGGTATTCTGATAGGATGGCAATGATTCTCCAAGTTTAGAAGTCCGGGTAACTCGAGCAGGAAAGTGCGATTTTAGAGTTGAAGCTGCCGGATTGAGCATGAACGTTAGTCTAGCCACATACTTGAAGGTAAATCATTAGCATCATGTTCAACCAACTACTCATAGAGTCACAGCTTTAGCTCATGCCCTTTCTGTCNAACAAACCTCTTCATATACCTCGCAACCATATACCATAAATATAAGAAACAGTAAAGTAATTATCGTTTTATTCTTGTCCTACTTGGTGGTTCAGCACGTTGTGAAAGCCCCATCCTCTGGAAGCATACAGGGCCTCAAAGTTAAAGCAGGCCAACAGGTTTCAGATGGTAGTGCTCTATTCAGGATCAAAGGTTAGCTGTAACTTAGTACTAActtttttctcctttacacATTCATATCATCCTTTGAGAATTACAACCAACTCCACCAGTTTCACAATCTTTGCAGGATAAATAACATGATTTACGATTGATGAAACTCTTCCACTGGCTTACTGGGAACCTGAACTAATAAGCGTTTGgatgtgtatgtatataaaccaaaatctaacaaaagataaataaatccAAAGCTTTATCAATGTTTAAGCTGCCTCTGTATAGATCTTTGTATGATGGTAAgttataaatatacaaaatggtGTTCACATTCATAATCAAGATAGCCCGAGCCATTTCTTGAATACTAAACCAGCTTCTCTCTTTTTGAGCTGAGACTCACTCTGAACTTTTGGAGCTTTGCCTTTATAAGCAGTCTTGTGATACTTCAAGAAGAGCATCCGATAATTGTACTTATCAACAAACATATTCCTTTTCTCCATCATCTCCACAACTTCATTAGCCCGCGAGAAAAATCCGCCTCTAACAAACGTGTAGAGCACCGCATCGAGCAACTCTTGATCAAACCTCATCAATGAAGTAGCTGCGGCTATGGACTTCATTTCTCCCCATAGCTCAGTGACCTCTGTGTATTTACTCCCTATGGCTGCATACCCTGTGACCATAGAATGAAAAGTTTGAGCATTTGGCGAATGCCCAAGACTTCTCATCCTCGTTAACGCCTTCTCTGCATCTTGCATCAAACCTTTCTTGCTAAAGAAATGGATTACATTGTTCCAATCATGGACACCAGCATCCAAACTCTGCCCTTCTCTGATTTCTCTCAAGAGTTTCGACATAAGTCCCGCCTCTGCGTTTCCTTCACATCCCTTTAAGAGCTTCTCGAACTGCTGATTGCCACCTCTCGGTATCTTTGCCTCTTTCATTTCCTTGAACACATTGAGAGCTCCATGAGTATCGTTCTGAATCACTTGAGACTGGATTAAAGCTTCATAACAGCTTGAGTCTAACTGAATCCCTGCCTTTTGAGCATCTCTAAGGAGTGATGTCACTTCTCTAGTTCGGTTGGTTTTGCAGTACGCTTTGAGGAGCAAAGAATAAACCGAAGAACCGGTTCTTNNNNNNNNNNNNNNNNNNNNNNNNNNNNNNNNNNNNNNNNNNNNNNNNNNNNNNNNNNNNNNNNNNNNNNNNNNNNNNNNNNNNNNNNNNNNNNNNNNNNNNNNNNNNNNNNNNNNNNNNNNNNNNNNNNNNNNNNNNNNNNNNNNNNNNNNNNNNNNNNNNNNNNNNNNNNNNNNNNNNNNNNNNNNNNNNNNNNNNNNNNNNNNNNNNNNNNNNNNNNNNNNNNNNNNNNNNNNNNNNNNNNNNNNNNNNNNNNNNNNNNNNNNNNNNNNNNNNNNNNNNNNNNNNNNNNNNNNNNNNNNNNNNNNNNNNNNNNNNNNNNNNNNNNNNNNNNNNNNNNNNNNNNNNNNNNNNNNNNNNNNNNNNNNNNNNNNNNNNNNNNNNNNNNNNNNNNNNNNNNNNNNNNNNNNNNNNNNNNNNNNNNNNNNNNNNNNNNNNNNNNNNNNNNNNNNNNNNNNNNNNNNNNNNNNNNNNNNNNNNNNNNNNNNNNNNNNNNNNNNNNNNNNNNNNNNNNNNNNNNNNNNNNNNNNNNNNNNNNNNNNNNNNNNNNNNNNNNNNNNNNNNNNNNNNNNNNNNNNNNNNNNNNNNNNNNNNNNNNNNNNNNNNNNNNNNNNNNNNNNNNNNNNNNNNNNNNNNNNNNNNNNNNNNNNNNNNNNNNNNNNNNNNNNNNNNNNNNNNNNNNNNNNNNNNNNNNNNNNNNNNNNNNNNNNNNNNNNNNNNNNNNNNNNNNNNNNNNNNNNNNNNNNNNNNNNNNNNNNNNNNNNNNNNNNNNNNNNNNNNNNNNNNNNNNNNNNNNNNNNNNNNNNNNNNNNNNNNNNNNNNNNNNNNNNNNNNNNNNNNNNNNNNNNNNNNNNNNNNNNNNNNNNNNNNNNNNNNNNNNNNNNNNNNNNNNNNNNNNNNNNNNNNNNNNNNNNNNNNNNNNNNNNNNNNNNNNNNNNNNNNNNNNNNNNNNNNNNNNNNNNNNNNNNNNNNNNNNNNNNNNNNNNNNNNNNNNNNNNNNNNNNNNNNNNNNNNNNNNNNNNNNNNNNNNNNNNNNNNNNCGAAGAACCGGTTCTTATCCCAGCCATACGCATCTCATCGAGTAGATCATGCGCCTGATCCAACATTCCTAGGGAAATACAAGCGTTGATAACATTCACCAGCATCGAGTTATCACTAGAAACAGGGGAGTCTTCATGTTCTGCCTTTAACAGAAACTCTGCTAACTCTTTCATCTTCCCACTTTCCAGGAATGCCTTTGCTAATTTCACATAAATCTCTTCCGTCGGCTGCAGAACACCGCGTTTGGAGGTAATCAATTTGACCTGTACATGCAACTTAGCCAACAATGAACCAAGAACATCCTTAGCCTCAGCTTCAAGTTTCAAAAACTTCCTGTCTCTAGAGAACTCATCATAGGGAATCATACTGTGAATAGAAACCCCTTTAGTTTCGGGATTATCGTGTTCTTTAATCTCCGATCCTTTTCCAGACACTTTTTTGAGATTCAAACTATCATCATCTGCAGTATCAAATCCAAGAATGGCGGCTCCAAGTGAGTTCCTTGCTACCTTTCCTCTTCTTAGCATTTCCAGAACCATTTTCGAAGCAGATTCAAGATCCCCAAATTTCAGGTGACACATGAGCAAACAGTTATAAAATTGCCAAAACTGAGAATCATTCAAGTTACAAGCTTCATCTATATGCCTTTGAAGCTTCCTCAGTTCCTCTCGCCGCCCATTTCTTTCGTATATATGAGCCATTATTACTAACAAGTTTGCATCAGCTTTAACACCGATCTTTGGTATCATATCAAGAAGCTGTTCAGCTTTCCGTGTTGTcccaaacaacaaacaacccGCCAAAGCAATGTTCAATGCCTGAGTATTAGGCTTCATTGCAAGCAAAGATGCGTTGCTCTTCTTTCGTGGATCAACTCTGTTATTCTGAAACAAGTAACCAATCTCAAGAACCAACTCCGCAGAAAGATAACTTCCTGAACCCGCAAGAGACATATGTCCTAACACCGCAGACCAGGAACTCACATGAGGATACTCTTCTGTCTCAACCAGCTTCCTCAAGATCGTTGATGCAGGAACAGCCATGCCAGACTTGGCGAGAGCCAAGGAGAGATATAAAAGAGGTTCCTTCTCCAGCAAATTCTGTTTACTCTCCTCGTAGGCTTGTTCCACTAAAGTGTAACCCTTTTGTAGCCAATTGGAATCAAGACTCTCagcaaaacaaaccaaaacattgTTGACAACAGATTTTCGCGGAAACCCTTCCATTTGCATGTGTTGTTCAAACAATCTCCAAGCTTCATCACATCTATGTTCATCAACTGCAATTTGAATTTCTTCATTAAGTTTAGCAGGATCCCTGGCTTGAAGCAATATAGATCCAGAAATGGTTGAAAATGCTTCTGTTCTTTTGATAGACCATACATGAAACGTGGTAACAGTACGAAGTGTAGATAACACAGTGGGGTTCCTGGCGTTATACAGAACAGTTTTACCCGCCAAACCATGTTGTAAAGAAGCTCGAGATTGAGTACCTGTANCTGAAACAAG encodes the following:
- the LOC109130029 gene encoding uncharacterized protein LOC109130029: MTVMYLWAFGNKPPSNMMVICPYSTFLGDIIDFLQKFGFNIIQPFPCHAPYSESLWTRFILEDSWELEFEEDKCSETGEHAAWVCSVCDDISGQGFENFKKHLKSREHFKKHLKSREHELEMNEDAVESADEAPLDSLASTMDKISLHAGHNINHVGKNMVVAGAVVPCLSVQEATEGKILQAHLRTNGRREEE
- the LOC104754433 gene encoding pentatricopeptide repeat-containing protein At1g03100, mitochondrial isoform X1 → MLSWRKTKLRAVLLHQSRLTSLFRGVLLLDAIEVTGTQSRASLQHGLAGKTVLYNARNPTVLSTLRTVTTFHVWSIKRTEAFSTISGSILLQARDPAKLNEEIQIAVDEHRCDEAWRLFEQHMQMEGFPRKSVVNNVLVCFAESLDSNWLQKGYTLVEQAYEESKQNLLEKEPLLYLSLALAKSGMAVPASTILRKLVETEEYPHVSSWSAVLGHMSLAGSGSYLSAELVLEIGYLFQNNRVDPRKKSNASLLAMKPNTQALNIALAGCLLFGTTRKAEQLLDMIPKIGVKADANLLVIMAHIYERNGRREELRKLQRHIDEACNLNDSQFWQFYNCLLMCHLKFGDLESASKMVLEMLRRGKVARNSLGAAILGFDTADDDSLNLKKVSGKGSEIKEHDNPETKGVSIHSMIPYDEFSRDRKFLKLEAEAKDVLGSLLAKLHVQVKLITSKRGVLQPTEEIYVKLAKAFLESGKMKELAEFLLKAEHEDSPVSSDNSMLVNVINACISLGMLDQAHDLLDEMRMAGIRTGSSVYSLLLKAYCKTNRTREVTSLLRDAQKAGIQLDSSCYEALIQSQVIQNDTHGALNVFKEMKEAKIPRGGNQQFEKLLKGCEGNAEAGLMSKLLREIREGQSLDAGVHDWNNVIHFFSKKGLMQDAEKALTRMRSLGHSPNAQTFHSMVTGYAAIGSKYTEVTELWGEMKSIAAATSLMRFDQELLDAVLYTFVRGGFFSRANEVVEMMEKRNMFVDKYNYRMLFLKYHKTAYKGKAPKVQSESQLKKREAGLVFKKWLGLS